The DNA window tgtcagaataatgtgactgggtgagacatgaagcctgtgctgcgacttgtcttgtgtgtggcgcacgttatatgtcaaagcagcaccgccctgatatggcccttcgtggtcggctgggcgttaagcaaacaaacaaacaaaaacattgctGGTAAGACACTCGGCCTCACCGGATCCTAGCTGAGTTCAGTATGTTTATTGACAGTGTCAGCACATTGGAAGCTTTGTGAGTTTACTGTGCAGCCTGCTTGTGCTTTAACACTCTTGCATGTGAATCCCAACACCCATGAAGTGGAACTATTTGTCATAATGTTGGAACCAGAGTAAAAACCAGGATGGAATAATAATGTTGCTACAAGCTTTTTCTGTGAGACAGGCAggatgcccctaatggctttgccgtgagggtgTAAAACTTAAATTTCTATCTTTTCCTGTGAAAAGGTCAGCACCTTCCAAGTCATGTGTGCAGTACCTGTACATTTCTTCATTATTTCATAAGCTGCCTTCAAAGATATCTTCTTTCAGCCGTAATTTTAAGGCATTGTGCAAATCACGATGGATGCGCCCAGACTTAGGATAGGAGCATCATGCAACGaagacacataccaaatattTACAGCCTGGCCACTTTGTGTGCGGAATGGAACATTTGaaaatgttttattctgttTAATTTCACCGATGTCAATCacttcaaaaataaaataaatctcCTCTCTGCACAGGGAACAGACGAGCTGTAAATTTGTGCTATGTTTCTAGGTGGTAGGATGCTGTTATTATGCATGTTAAAGCTGGGCAGAGTAGTGGTAGTCTACAAGCCATATTTGCAGgggaaggaaggtatctttGAAGCTTTTGAAATACATCtactctgtaaatctacctgtTCTTGATTTCTGTGTCTTATTTATTTTATCGTGCATTCAATTAAAATTTTTGTTTGTGACACTGTTCTGTTGATGTAAGCTCATTTACAATATGAGACTGTCTTGCTTGACAAATGACAGCATGAATGAGTTGATGTGAGTTCTGGAGTTTGTTTGAACTGTGAAATGAGTAGTAAAAGTCATTGTTTTTGGTCATTTGTTTCACAAGCTTTGTCTGTTGAAATCGTGGCTTGCTTCATCTTCTTCCTCACTTTTGTTTTACCATTCGGCAATAAAACTGTTGCTAAAACTTTTAACACTGTGTTGTAGCTTCTGCTGAATGATAGAGGAGGAATCACCATCTATACCAGGACAAAGCAAGAATCTGTTTGGCACACTTGGATgattttaaaggcacatacGTAAATAAGGAAACTACTGTGAAACATCATTGCAGTTCATTTTGAATGGAAACTTTCTAAAATAGTTaaataaaacatttgttttgaaagtaTACACATACCAATTGATCTAATATGATCCTCCCAATTATAAGCCTGTGTCAATGTGTCTCCGTGTGTGCTGTTTTCCACAGAGATATATATGTATTATTCTCTAAGTACATGTATGCAGATTTCCACAATCAACAAAGAAACACATTGCTTCATATGCACACAAGGAGACAAGTGATTTTCACGGCAAAGGAAACCGAGAatgcatttttttaatttttatttttattaaagCATCATCACATTTCAAGTGTGATTAACTTTCACACTGAAGTCCATACACACTGCTTCAATTCTCTTCTGAACATTCAACACTCTTCTCTTAACACTCTGTCTCATTCTTGATGTTTCTTTTACAATCTCTCCCTCACGCAAGTCATGTTGCTCTCCCTACTACAATACCCATACTCTCTTTCCCTTTCACTCTCCAACTGAACATCCACTGAAGAGGCCACATATACAATCATATACACatattacacacacaccacattcaCACaaagacagtggaacccccctttaaaggcCCGCTGATCTAAGACTGCACAAtttaaagaccttgttttctttgattttcCATTCATAAAGTCTGTACGTTTATCTTTTGAAGACCTGATAGCCTTACGTTTCTGGCAGTCTTAAAAGGGTGTTCCACTGTTTTAATAGAGAAGGCAGTTATTAATCCAAAAAAAGCCAAACGGCTTCTTCTCCTTCAGTTCATCATGTGGCATCATGTGAGGTCTGGGGATGACTAGCCTTGTATTCGTCAACTTCCGCctggaacacacacaaaaaagaattaaaaaacccaaccaagATGAACTACATAAAATAAAGTCAAATGAAATTAACAtaaccaaaaataaaaataaataacggCAAATTCCCCAACATTTACTACCACTCACCACCTCAATCTAATGTACTatgtataaaaacaaaaacaaaatatgaggCAGCTCTCTGTATGGCTTTTTGAGAGTAATAGAATAGAATCCTAGAAGAGACTACTACAGTAGTATCTGCAATGAAAGTACGTACACCCTTGGGCCCAACCAAAGGGTCCGAACATTGCAGGTGGCCCTTCAtgataaggcaaaaaataaataaaaaatagtctgtttacggtatcccgacagaccctatttttttgcgcgaccctagacttttttttggcatttgggggagaaagaaaaaaaaaatcgctccaCAGTTTCTGTCAGTATATGTGTAAAAGGAAACACACgatttttgttcctgtttttcgGCAACATACATttataaagaaaaagagaaaaaaaaggtctgtttttttggcaaaataaattaaaaatatggttttttggaaaaaatcaaaaaatcctgacctaccgaccctatttattttgcctatgttaccgtaaacagactattttttttttggcctaggTATTATTTTTGTCAGTATGATGGGCAAAGGAACAACGAAAGAGTCGTTAGTGGGAGGGGTCTGACATGCCAGGTACCATGCTAGGTTCAAACCTACTGAAATGTGTACAACTTTGAGGCAAGTGCCCAGAAAATCAAAGTTTACCTGGAAGGTAGTCAAAACATGGGAGCAGACGTCACTCAGATCCCTCAGCCCCTTCTTCAGCACGTCGAGCGCTGTGGTGTCTGAAAGAACAACTCACAGCCGTATCGAGCGCTGTGGTGTCTGAAAGAACAACTCACAGCCGTAAGATGGTTCACTTCTGCCGCTTCAGTTCCCCCTCACTCACCCACATGTTAAGACCTCTAAAAtcttgagaaaatcaggccctaaattttattttatttatttattttatgcaatttatatcgcacacatatctcaaccacggattcaaggcgcagggatttatttatgccgtgtgagatggaatttttttacacaatatatcacgcattcacatcggccagcaaacctcaagcctattagggcgagcattcacctttcacggcctattattccaagtcacacgggtatttggtggacatttttatctatgcctatacaattttgccaggaaagacccttttgtcaagcgtgggatctttaacgtgcacaacgGGAGGGGCGTCTTACCCTGGAGGTAAATTTAGAGACGTTATCAACAGCAAACTTAAAAATCTAGGGgcttggaaaaaaaaagaagatttaaatgggaggggggagggcctCACTGTATTACCTTTCTACTTGAATAGTTCTCTGTGCTATTCCTGAGTGACGAAAATTAACAAAGTTAACCCCTTGCTGCTTTCTGTCTGAACCACCTCTTTCTCAGCAATAAAATAAATACTTCCCAAATCTTAATGCTTCAGCCAATGGATGAAACGAAAgacaagaaaaacagacagaaacctCCGAAAtaaaaaaagggagaaaaagaaaagaaaaaaacaccagcaCATACCGTCATGAGTCTGAATACGCAGATGaatgttgttttctgttggGTGGGGCACGCTGTAACCACAGAACTGAACATCGGGACTGGAACCCAAAAGAATCAAATATTTTGCATTCTGTTCTGAAACATTGTTGCCCTCCAATCGATCTAGCTCTTCACttatcttttttatatttagtcaagttttgactaaatattttaacatcgagggggaatcgaaacgagggtcgtggtgtatgtgcgtgtgtgtgtgtgtgtgtgtggctgtgtgtgtgtgtgtgtgtgtgtgtagagcgattcagactaaactactggaccgatctttatgaaatttgacatgagagttcctgggtatgaaatccccgaacgtttttttcatttttttgataaatgtctttgatgacgtcatatccggcttttcgtgaaagttgaggcggcactgtcacgccctcatttttcaaccaaattggttgaaattttggtcaagtaatgttcgacgaagcccggacttcggtattgcatttcagcttggtggcttaaaaattcattgatgactttggtcattaaaactcggaaagttgtaaaaaaaaataaaaatttataaaacgatccaaatttacgttcatcttattctccatcatttgctgattccaaaaacatacaaatatgttatattcggattaaaaacaagctctgaaaattaaatatataaaaattattatcaaaattaaattgtcgaaataaatttaaaaacactttcatcttattccttgtcggttcctgattccaaaaacatatagatatgatatgtttggattaaaaacacgctcagaaagttaaaacaaagagaggtacagaaaagcgtgctatccttcttagcgcaactactaccccgctcttcttgtcaatttcactgcctttgccatgagcggtggactgacgatgctacgagtatacggtcttgctgaaaaatggcattgcgttcagtttcattgtgtgagttcgacagctacttgactaaatattgtattttcgccttacgcgacttgtttatatttagtcaagttttgactaaatattttaacatcgagggggaatcgaaacgagggtcgtggtgtatgtgcgtgtgtctgtgtgtctgtgtgtgtgtgtgtgtgtgtagagcgattcaggctaaactactggaccgatctttatgaaatttgacatgagagttcctgggtatgaaatccccgaacgtttttttcatttttttgataaatgtctttgatgacgtcatatccggcttttcgtgaaagttgaggcggcactgtcacgccctcatttttcaaccaaattggttgaaattttggtcaagtaatcttcgacgaagcccggacttcggtattgcatttcagcttggtggcttaaaaattaattaatgactttggtcattaacaagaagagcaaacgctcgatcgagtcactttcgcagttctgaatattatatgaggcatcagatggacaggaagaaattgctattcacaacacaatacagatgtaaataatttgatgtaaagaataatcctataaagtttgaatcaaatccgatgaatagtttcagagatatgatatttcaatttttttccttcaagacatacctgtgaccttgaaaaaggtcaaaggtcaccaaagcagacgtcaaagtgtagaggtcactgggagtcacgttcacataaaatttgagcccggtcacttttatagtttccgagaaaagcccaacgttaagttgtgtgttgccgaacagaaaaggctagttatctcccttgtttttctgataacgttcgtaaaaggctacagatgtaaatactttgatgtaaagaataatcctacaaagtttcaatcacatccgatgaactttgtcaaagatataaaatgtctaatttttcctttgacgctgacctgtgaccttgaaaaaggtcaaaggtcaacgaaaccatcgttaaagtgtagaggtcattggaggtcacgactaaacaaaatatgagccggatcgctttgatagtttccgagaaaagtccaacgttaaggtggtgtctacggacggccggccggccggacagactaacactgaccgattacatagagtcactttttctcaagtgactcaaaaatcggaaaattgtaaaaaaaaaataaaaatttataaaacgatccaaatttacgtttatcttattctccatcatttgctgattccaaaaacatataaatatgttatattcggattaaaaacaagctctgaaaattaaatatataaaaattattatcaaaattaaattgtcgaaataaatttaaaaacactttcatcttattccttgtcggttcctgattccaaaaacatatagatatgatatgtttggattaaaaacacgctcagaaagttaaaacaaagagaggtacagaaaagcgtgctatccttcttagcgcaactactaccccgctcttcttgtcaatttcactgcctttgccatgagcggtggactgacgatggtacgagtatacggtcttgctgaaaaatggcattgcgttcagtttcattttgtgagttcgacagctacttgactaaatattgtattttcgccttacgcgacttgtttatatttagtcaagttttgactaaatattttaacatcaagggggaatcgaaacgagggtcgtggtgtatgtgcgtgtgtctgtgtgtctgtgtgtgtgtgtgtgtgtgtagagcgattcaggctaaactactggaccgatctttatgaaatttgacatgagagttcctgggtatgaaatccccgaacgtttttttcatttttttgataaatgtctttgatgacgtcatatccggcttttcgtgaaagttgaggcggcactgtcacgccctcatttttcaaccaaattggttgaaattttggtcaagtaatcttcgacgaagcccggacttcggtattgcatttcagcttggtggcttaaaaattaattaatgactttggtcattaaaaatcggaaaattgtaaaaaaaaataaaaatttataaaacgatccaaatttacgtttatcttattctccatcatttgctgattccaataacatataaatatgttatatttggattaaaaacaagctctgaaaattaaatatataaaaattattatcaaaattaaattgtcgaaataaatttaaaaacactttcatcttattccttgtcggttcctgattccaaaaacatatagatatgatatgtttggattaaaaacacgctcagaaagttaaaacaaagagaggtacagaaaagcgtgctatccttcttagcgcaactactaccccgctcttcttgtcaatttcactgcctttgccatgagcggtggactgacgatgctacgagtatacggtcttgctaaaaaatggcattgcgttcagtttcattgtgtgagttcgacagctacttgactaaatattgtattttcgccttacgcgacttgttcttctatTGCAACTGacgggaacgtagaagaagaagaagaagaagaataaaattTAATATTGTGGATTGAAGAATAGAATTACGCCATGGCACCAACAATTTAAGTCGTAACGTAACCATTGTACGGTAGAGCATAATTACGCTGTTGGACCATAATAATTAACGTTGTGGTGTAACCATAGAATGGCCAAGACGGATTACACCCTCTAAAAAGGCATAACTGTAGCCCGTGTAGTTCTCAGGCCTCTGTCTTACATTCGGCCCAGGACGCATACTTTTTGATCTGATGCTTTTTTTTGTAACCCCTGGCCATCGACTGTCCAaataacactttcaaaaatctgCTGGACATACAGTCGAGATCGCTTTACACGAAATGAAAGGGACCAATATTTTTCGAGTCAACGTTTTTTCGCGATAACGAAAATGATCAAACTTTTTTGAAATTGGTTTACTTGCAGCGATGTTCGCGAAACTCGTTTGAACTGCTGACGCGATTCGGTTTCAGCTTTCGGTTTGAACGGAAGTACTCTTTTGTGTA is part of the Littorina saxatilis isolate snail1 linkage group LG6, US_GU_Lsax_2.0, whole genome shotgun sequence genome and encodes:
- the LOC138968035 gene encoding DNA-directed RNA polymerases I and III subunit RPAC2-like, whose protein sequence is MGISTATTKLSTSNGRQKEAEDRSASFRGQGGRDSVYTFVLHDEDHTLGNSLRYIIMKNPDVQFCGYSVPHPTENNIHLRIQTHDDTTALDVLKKGLRDLSDVCSHVLTTFQAEVDEYKASHPQTSHDAT